From Falco cherrug isolate bFalChe1 chromosome 4, bFalChe1.pri, whole genome shotgun sequence, one genomic window encodes:
- the LSM7 gene encoding U6 snRNA-associated Sm-like protein LSm7 — translation MASGGGGGGGAGKMADKEKKKKESILDLSKYIDKTIRVKFQGGREASGVLKGFDPLLNLVLDGTIEYMRDPDDQYKLTEDTRQLGLVVCRGTSVVLICPQDGMEAIPNPFIQQQDG, via the exons ATGGCGAGCGGCGGCGGaggtggcggcggcgccggcaAGATGGCG GacaaggagaagaagaagaaggagagcATTCTAGACCTTTCCAAGTACATCGACAAGACCATCCGGGTGAAGTTCCAGGGTGGGAGAGAAG CAAGCGGCGTCTTGAAAGGATTTGACCCTCTTCTGAACCTCGTGCTTGATGGTACCATTGAATACATGAGAG atcCAGATGATCAATACAAATTAACAGAAGACACACGTCAGCTGGGACTTGTGGTCTGCAGAGGGACTTCTGTGGTTCTTATTTGTCCTCAGGATGGAATGGAAGCTATTCCAAACCCTTTCATTCAACAGCAAGACGGCTAG
- the SPPL2B gene encoding signal peptide peptidase-like 2B isoform X2 translates to MAAWRARLRLWLLLQLLPQVYCEYGMVHVLSEKGSSKGKDYCILFNSQWAHLPHDLGKASLLQLQDLTASVLCSPSDIPDGGFNNQIPMVMRGNCTFYEKVRLAQINGARGLLIVSRERLVPPGGNRSQYEEIDIPVALLSYTDMLDIGKSFGSSVKGAMYAPNEPVLDYNMVIIFVMAVGTVAIGGYWAGSRDVKKRYMKHKRDDGAEKHDDETVDVTPIMICVFVVMCCSMLVLLYFFYDHLVYVIIGIFCLAASIGLYSCLSPFVRRFPLGKCRIPDNNLPYFHKRPQVRMLLLAVFCISVSVVWGIFRNEDQWAWVLQDALGIAFCLYMLKTIRLPTFKGCTLLLLVLFVYDVFFVFITPFLTKTGESIMVEVAAGPSDSATHEKLPMVLKVPRLNSSPLALCDRPFSLLGFGDILVPGLLVAYCHRFDIQVQSSRVYFVACTIAYGIGLLVTFVALALMQKGQPALLYLVPCTLLTSFAVALWRKELAMFWTGSGFAVNTSLI, encoded by the exons ATGGCGGCGTGGCGGGCCCGGCTCcgcctctggctgctgctgcagctgctgccgcAG GTCTACTGCGAGTATGGGATGGTACATGTCCTTTCAGAGAAGGggagcagcaaaggaaaagactATTGTATCCTCTTCAACTCTCAGTGGGCCCATTTGCCACATGATTTGGGTAAAGCT tcacTCTTGCAACTGCAGGACCTGACAGCATCTGTTTTGTGTTCTCCTTCTGACATACCTGATGGGGGATTTAATAACCAAATCCCCATGGTGATGCGAGGGAATTGTACCTTCTATGAGAAAGTGAGGCTTGCTCAGATAAACGGAGCTCGTGGGCTGCTGATTGTTAGTAGAGAGAGACTG GTTCCCCCTGGGGGTAACAGGAGTCAGTATGAAGAGATTGATATTCCTGTGGCGCTGCTCAGCTACACCGATATGTTAGATATCGGCAAG AGTTTCGGCAGCTCCGTGAAAGGGGCAATGTATGCACCAAACGAGCCGGTGCTCGACTATAACATGGTGATTATATTTGTCATGGCTGTGGGGACTGTTGCAATCGGAGGCTACTGGGCAGGAAGCAGAGATGTGAAAAA GCGGTACATGAAGCACAAACGTGACGATGGGGCAGAGAAACATGATGATGAAACAGTTGATGTGACTCCGATAATGATCTGTGTCTTTGTAGTGATGTGCTGCTCAATGCTGGtcctgctttatttcttctatGACCACTTAG TCTATGTTATCATAGGAATATTCTGCCTGGCTGCCTCAATTGGTCTCTACAGTTGTCTGTCTCCCTTTGTAAGAAGATTCCCCTTGGGAAAGTGTAG aatcCCAGACAACAACTTGCCTTATTTTCACAAGCGTCCGCAGGTCCGGATGTTACTGCTGGCGGTATTTTGTATCTCTGTCAGCGTAGTCTGGGGAATCTTCAGAAATGAAGATCA GTGGGCCTGGGTTCTGCAAGATGCTTTAGGAattgctttctgtctttacaTGTTGAAAACCATTCGCCTGCCTACATTTAAG GGTTGTACCTTGCTCCTCCTGGTTCTTTTTGTGTATGATGTATTCTTTGTATTTATCACACCTTTTCTAACAAAG acTGGGGAGAGTATAATGGTGGAGGTGGCTGCGGGCCCATCTGATTCTGCCACTCATGAAAAG CTCCCGATGGTCCTGAAGGTTCCACGCCTGAACTCCTCACCGCTGGCGCTGTGTGACAGgcctttttctctcctgggATTTGGAGACATTTTAGTTCCAG GCTTGCTGGTAGCCTATTGCCATAGATTCGATATTCAGGTGCAGTCGTCCAGAGTCTATTTTGTTGCCTGCACAATAG caTATGGCATAGGCCTTCTTGTGACCTTTGTTGCCTTGGCATTGATGCAGAAGGGCCAGCCGGCTCTCCTCTACTTGGTGCCCTGCACTCTTCTCACGAGCTTTGCTGTGGCTCTTTGGAGAAAGGAGCTCGCAATGTTCTGGACGGGCAGCGGCTTTGCGGTGAATACCAGTTTGATATGA